A single genomic interval of Camelina sativa cultivar DH55 chromosome 11, Cs, whole genome shotgun sequence harbors:
- the LOC104723879 gene encoding uncharacterized protein LOC104723879 isoform X1 (The sequence of the model RefSeq protein was modified relative to this genomic sequence to represent the inferred CDS: added 56 bases not found in genome assembly), giving the protein MEENLAKPASKRTSIKSQFEFDFSIRKQKFRENCFRRVREDRTRLLWKLRLSDCQSSDRKEIINSAFQDIVTDELKKFEDSSRNLSGNQTVTPDCDDILWEYEEQGLKAVYEGDSEEILLEMQQIFYKDLCSETTTVNGSYVQIQTWEDEEDDYLATLVSQNMCLNSELELKQIWCPICNKGELMENHRHIYCNMCNMQVNKGQEVNLDILQERLAEAHAEHLERGCRLKPEFSVQTNYNLKALYITCEACSTFEVVV; this is encoded by the exons CGAGTTCGATTTCTCTATAAGGAAACAAAAG tTTAGAGAAAACTGTTTCAGAAGAGTTAGAGAAGATAGGACTCGTTTGCTGTGGAAGTTGAGGCTCTCTGATTGTCAATCTTCTGATcgaaag GAGATTATCAATTCTGCTTTCCAGGATATTGTAACTGATGAATTGAAAAAATTTGAGGATTCGTCGAGAAACCTCTCGGGGAATCAGACTGTAACTCCTGATTGTGATGATATATTATGGGAATATGAGGAGCAAGGTCTTAAAGCTGTTTATGAAGGTGATAGTGAAGAGATTTTGTTGGAAATGCAACAGATATTTTACAAGGATTTGTGTTCAGAGACTACTACAGTAAATG GATCGTATGTTCAGATCCAAACATGGGAAGACGAGGAAGATGATTACTTGGCCACCTTAGTTTCTCAGAATATGTGTTTAAATAGTGAACTG GAGCTAAAACAGATATGGTGTCCGATATGCAATAAAGGAGAGCTTATGGAGAATCACCGACACATCTACTGCAACATGTGTAATATGCAGGTGAACAAAGGCCAAGAG GTTAATCTGGACATTCTGCAAGAACGGTTAGCAGAAGCGCACGCTGAGCATCTCGAGAGAGGATGCAGATTGAAACCCGAGTTCAGTGTTCAGACTAACTATAATTTGAAGGCGTTGTACATAACATGTGAGGCTTGTAGTACATTTGAGGTTGTTGTATAA
- the LOC104723879 gene encoding uncharacterized protein LOC104723879 isoform X3 (The sequence of the model RefSeq protein was modified relative to this genomic sequence to represent the inferred CDS: added 56 bases not found in genome assembly) produces the protein MEENLAKPASKRTSIKSQFEFDFSIRKQKFRENCFRRVREDRTRLLWKLRLSDCQSSDRKEIINSAFQDIVTDELKKFEDSSRNLSGNQTVTPDCDDILWEYEEQGLKAVYEGDSEEILLEMQQIFYKDLCSETTTVNGSYVQIQTWEDEEDDYLATLVSQNMCLNSELELKQIWCPICNKGELMENHRHIYCNMCNMQVNLDILQERLAEAHAEHLERGCRLKPEFSVQTNYNLKALYITCEACSTFEVVV, from the exons CGAGTTCGATTTCTCTATAAGGAAACAAAAG tTTAGAGAAAACTGTTTCAGAAGAGTTAGAGAAGATAGGACTCGTTTGCTGTGGAAGTTGAGGCTCTCTGATTGTCAATCTTCTGATcgaaag GAGATTATCAATTCTGCTTTCCAGGATATTGTAACTGATGAATTGAAAAAATTTGAGGATTCGTCGAGAAACCTCTCGGGGAATCAGACTGTAACTCCTGATTGTGATGATATATTATGGGAATATGAGGAGCAAGGTCTTAAAGCTGTTTATGAAGGTGATAGTGAAGAGATTTTGTTGGAAATGCAACAGATATTTTACAAGGATTTGTGTTCAGAGACTACTACAGTAAATG GATCGTATGTTCAGATCCAAACATGGGAAGACGAGGAAGATGATTACTTGGCCACCTTAGTTTCTCAGAATATGTGTTTAAATAGTGAACTG GAGCTAAAACAGATATGGTGTCCGATATGCAATAAAGGAGAGCTTATGGAGAATCACCGACACATCTACTGCAACATGTGTAATATGCAG GTTAATCTGGACATTCTGCAAGAACGGTTAGCAGAAGCGCACGCTGAGCATCTCGAGAGAGGATGCAGATTGAAACCCGAGTTCAGTGTTCAGACTAACTATAATTTGAAGGCGTTGTACATAACATGTGAGGCTTGTAGTACATTTGAGGTTGTTGTATAA
- the LOC104723879 gene encoding uncharacterized protein LOC104723879 isoform X5 (The sequence of the model RefSeq protein was modified relative to this genomic sequence to represent the inferred CDS: added 56 bases not found in genome assembly) produces the protein MEENLAKPASKRTSIKSQFEFDFSIRKQKFRENCFRRVREDRTRLLWKLRLSDCQSSDRKEIINSAFQDIVTDELKKFEDSSRNLSGNQTVTPDCDDILWEYEEQGLKAVYEGSYVQIQTWEDEEDDYLATLVSQNMCLNSELELKQIWCPICNKGELMENHRHIYCNMCNMQVNKGQEVNLDILQERLAEAHAEHLERGCRLKPEFSVQTNYNLKALYITCEACSTFEVVV, from the exons CGAGTTCGATTTCTCTATAAGGAAACAAAAG tTTAGAGAAAACTGTTTCAGAAGAGTTAGAGAAGATAGGACTCGTTTGCTGTGGAAGTTGAGGCTCTCTGATTGTCAATCTTCTGATcgaaag GAGATTATCAATTCTGCTTTCCAGGATATTGTAACTGATGAATTGAAAAAATTTGAGGATTCGTCGAGAAACCTCTCGGGGAATCAGACTGTAACTCCTGATTGTGATGATATATTATGGGAATATGAGGAGCAAGGTCTTAAAGCTGTTTATGAAG GATCGTATGTTCAGATCCAAACATGGGAAGACGAGGAAGATGATTACTTGGCCACCTTAGTTTCTCAGAATATGTGTTTAAATAGTGAACTG GAGCTAAAACAGATATGGTGTCCGATATGCAATAAAGGAGAGCTTATGGAGAATCACCGACACATCTACTGCAACATGTGTAATATGCAGGTGAACAAAGGCCAAGAG GTTAATCTGGACATTCTGCAAGAACGGTTAGCAGAAGCGCACGCTGAGCATCTCGAGAGAGGATGCAGATTGAAACCCGAGTTCAGTGTTCAGACTAACTATAATTTGAAGGCGTTGTACATAACATGTGAGGCTTGTAGTACATTTGAGGTTGTTGTATAA
- the LOC104723879 gene encoding uncharacterized protein LOC104723879 isoform X4 (The sequence of the model RefSeq protein was modified relative to this genomic sequence to represent the inferred CDS: added 56 bases not found in genome assembly), whose amino-acid sequence MEENLAKPASKRTSIKSQFEFDFSIRKQKFRENCFRRVREDRTRLLWKLRLSDCQSSDRKEIINSAFQDIVTDELKKFEDSSRNLSGNQTVTPDCDDILWEYEEQGLKAVYEGDSEEILLEMQQIFYKDLCSETTTVNGSYVQIQTWEDEEDDYLATLVSQNMCLNSELIWCPICNKGELMENHRHIYCNMCNMQVNLDILQERLAEAHAEHLERGCRLKPEFSVQTNYNLKALYITCEACSTFEVVV is encoded by the exons CGAGTTCGATTTCTCTATAAGGAAACAAAAG tTTAGAGAAAACTGTTTCAGAAGAGTTAGAGAAGATAGGACTCGTTTGCTGTGGAAGTTGAGGCTCTCTGATTGTCAATCTTCTGATcgaaag GAGATTATCAATTCTGCTTTCCAGGATATTGTAACTGATGAATTGAAAAAATTTGAGGATTCGTCGAGAAACCTCTCGGGGAATCAGACTGTAACTCCTGATTGTGATGATATATTATGGGAATATGAGGAGCAAGGTCTTAAAGCTGTTTATGAAGGTGATAGTGAAGAGATTTTGTTGGAAATGCAACAGATATTTTACAAGGATTTGTGTTCAGAGACTACTACAGTAAATG GATCGTATGTTCAGATCCAAACATGGGAAGACGAGGAAGATGATTACTTGGCCACCTTAGTTTCTCAGAATATGTGTTTAAATAGTGAACTG ATATGGTGTCCGATATGCAATAAAGGAGAGCTTATGGAGAATCACCGACACATCTACTGCAACATGTGTAATATGCAG GTTAATCTGGACATTCTGCAAGAACGGTTAGCAGAAGCGCACGCTGAGCATCTCGAGAGAGGATGCAGATTGAAACCCGAGTTCAGTGTTCAGACTAACTATAATTTGAAGGCGTTGTACATAACATGTGAGGCTTGTAGTACATTTGAGGTTGTTGTATAA
- the LOC104723879 gene encoding uncharacterized protein LOC104723879 isoform X2 (The sequence of the model RefSeq protein was modified relative to this genomic sequence to represent the inferred CDS: added 56 bases not found in genome assembly), whose amino-acid sequence MEENLAKPASKRTSIKSQFEFDFSIRKQKFRENCFRRVREDRTRLLWKLRLSDCQSSDRKEIINSAFQDIVTDELKKFEDSSRNLSGNQTVTPDCDDILWEYEEQGLKAVYEGDSEEILLEMQQIFYKDLCSETTTVNGSYVQIQTWEDEEDDYLATLVSQNMCLNSELIWCPICNKGELMENHRHIYCNMCNMQVNKGQEVNLDILQERLAEAHAEHLERGCRLKPEFSVQTNYNLKALYITCEACSTFEVVV is encoded by the exons CGAGTTCGATTTCTCTATAAGGAAACAAAAG tTTAGAGAAAACTGTTTCAGAAGAGTTAGAGAAGATAGGACTCGTTTGCTGTGGAAGTTGAGGCTCTCTGATTGTCAATCTTCTGATcgaaag GAGATTATCAATTCTGCTTTCCAGGATATTGTAACTGATGAATTGAAAAAATTTGAGGATTCGTCGAGAAACCTCTCGGGGAATCAGACTGTAACTCCTGATTGTGATGATATATTATGGGAATATGAGGAGCAAGGTCTTAAAGCTGTTTATGAAGGTGATAGTGAAGAGATTTTGTTGGAAATGCAACAGATATTTTACAAGGATTTGTGTTCAGAGACTACTACAGTAAATG GATCGTATGTTCAGATCCAAACATGGGAAGACGAGGAAGATGATTACTTGGCCACCTTAGTTTCTCAGAATATGTGTTTAAATAGTGAACTG ATATGGTGTCCGATATGCAATAAAGGAGAGCTTATGGAGAATCACCGACACATCTACTGCAACATGTGTAATATGCAGGTGAACAAAGGCCAAGAG GTTAATCTGGACATTCTGCAAGAACGGTTAGCAGAAGCGCACGCTGAGCATCTCGAGAGAGGATGCAGATTGAAACCCGAGTTCAGTGTTCAGACTAACTATAATTTGAAGGCGTTGTACATAACATGTGAGGCTTGTAGTACATTTGAGGTTGTTGTATAA
- the LOC104728144 gene encoding homeobox-DDT domain protein RLT3-like has translation MKRKSPVQVQALEAFYFEQMYPTPKEMEDMGKSLGLTVKQVSGWFKRRSRGKGVISPADDVVGGGNPQSYNTSRIRSSMSSRCDFRAGVKKRCSVETRKANCQELFTSQHILAKIFRKDGPPLGSEFDHLSSGARKASWLGTSSVEQQKQRMTRKRKISELMDHTSQDCVQENATVMKHGIGKGLMTVWRVMNPNRRDVSPCVGLLDERATLPQSSARNPPHQKKKQSQLASILKQKLLQKRSTEKKRRSINREVELNKDETQREFKDNCELAVDREVFKETCQTTSILVDDEELEMRERQERGNPLTCSCHHSSSGAHGCFLCKDLLPKFPPNSVQMRVPFGLHPWNSFPETVKKLFKVVHFLYTYSVTLDICPFTLDEFTRAFHDKDSLLLGKIHLSLLKLLLLDVETELQRGYFSNLSISCKFLALLQSVESQILILDLWKDSLNSLTWTEILRQILVAAGYGSVKGAVQSEELSKERRLMKNYGLHLGTLKGELFRMLNKQGNNGLKISELANAPEVAVLNLATAQEERENSICSTLASDITLFEKISESTYRVRVNCFSEDLDKSQSDSDASGSVDDESDTCSVSSGDDIEHVSENSALRKVKCRKRRKHKSKMRELCSEIDESHPGEPWLLGLMEGEYSDLSIEEKLDVFVALIDLLSSGSTIRMEDLPRAMVDCVPSIYSHGSGGKIKRSSSNQYSYPRGSWVHGGELPGIKALSKSSDSHPVDSSSVVGDFANLAGDNANNVHPMQSVYLGSDRRFNRYWLFLGTCNANDPGHRCVFFESSEDGHWEVINNKEALRALLSVLDDRGRREARLVESLEKRESFLCQAMLSGQVTQSERSHFTDIVREDSSSPVSDIDNNLCLSEIANDQFSSQHAAIVFEIGSKREKSLLWSLLQEFDEWIWANFNFNLNAVKHRRRSYLDSLTRCKSCHDLYWRDEKHCKICHATFEVDIDVEERYAIHAATCSKKEECDTFPDHKVLSSQLQSLKAAVYAIESAMPEDALIGAWRKSAHRLWAKRLRRSSTVSEITQVIGDFVGAINEDWLWHSSDQGHSNALLGETISCYPSMPQTTSAMALWLVKLDTLIAAYVEKAQPERNQLLCRTRNTSRRASRR, from the exons ATGAAGAGGAAATCGCCAGTACAAGTTCAAGCTCTTGAGGCTTTTTATTTCG AGCAAATGTATCCGACACCTAAGGAAATGGAGGACATGGGCAAGTCTTTAGGGTTAACAGTGAAGCAAGTAAGTGGGTGGTTCAAGAGGAGAAGTAGAGGAAAAGGCGTGATATCGCCGGCGGATGATGTGGTGGGAGGAGGGAATCCTCAGTCATACAATACATCTCGCATTAGGAGTTCCATGTCTTCCAGATGTGATTTTAGAGCAGGTGTTAAGAAAAGATGTAGTGTTGAGACAAGGAAGGCCAATTGCCAAGAGTTGTTTACTTCACAACACATTTTGGCCAAGATCTTTCGAAAGGATGGTCCGCCGCTTGGTTCTGAGTTTGACCATCTCTCGTCTGGAGCACGCAAAG CTTCTTGGCTAGGCACTTCATCTGTCGAgcaacagaaacagagaatgaCAAGAAAGAGAAAG atttctgaGCTGATGGATCATACCAGTCAAGATTGCGTTCAAGAGAATGCTACTGTGATGAAACATGGTATTGGAAAGGGTTTGATGACAGTATGGCGGGTAATGAATCCAAACAGGAGGGACGTATCTCCTTGCGTTGGTTTATTGGATGAAAGAGCTACATTACCTCAAAGCTCAGCACGTAATCCCccacatcaaaagaaaaagcaaagtcAATTAGCATCAATACTG AAGCAGAAACTGTTGCAGAAGAGGTCGACAGAAAAGAAGAGGcgttctataaatagagag GTGGAATTGAACAAAGATGAAACTCAAAGGGAATTTAAAGATAACTGTGAGCTTGCCGTGGATAGGGAGGTATTTAAAGAAACCTGCCAAACAACTTCGATACTAGTGGATGACGAGGAATTAGAGATGCGTGAGCGACAGGAGAGAGGAAATCCGTTGACTTGTTCATGCCATCATTCTAGTAGTGGAGCTCATGGTTGTTTTCTTTGCAAAG ATTTATTGCCCAAGTTTCCCCCAAATTCTGTTCAAATGAGGGTGCCTTTTGGTTTGCATCCATGGAATTCTTTTCCAGAGACTGTAAAGAAACTGTTTAAG GTTGTCCATTTCCTTTATACTTATTCAGTTACTCTTGATATATGTCCTTTTACACTCGATGAGTTCACGCGGGCATTTCACGATAAG GATTCCTTGCTCCTTGGTAAAATTCATCTTTCCCTGCTGAAGCTGCTTTTGCTTGATGTTGAAACCGAGCTGCAAAGGGGATATTTTTCAAACTTGAGTATATCATGCAAGTTTCTAGCCCTGCTTCAGTCG GTTGAGAGCCAAATTCTTATTCTTGATCTGTGGAAGGATTCATTAAATTCTCTTACATGGACGGAAATACTGCGCCAGATATTGGTTGCCGCTGGTTATGGTTCAGTGAAGGGTGCTGTTCAATCAGAAGAACTAAGTAAG gAAAGGAGACTCATGAAAAATTATGGCCTTCATCTTGGAACTTTAAAGGGTGAATTATTTAGAATGCTTAATAAGCAAGGCAATAATGGCTTGAAAATATCCGAGTTAGCCAATGCTCCAGAG GTTGCTGTTCTGAACCTTGCAACTGCCCAAGAAGAACGAGAGAATTCAATATGTTCAACTCTGGCAAGTGATATTACATTATTCGAAAAGATATCAGAATCAACATATCGTGTACGTGTTAATTGTTTCTCTGAGGACCTTGACAAGAGCCAGTCTGATTCGGACGCGTCTGGGAGTGTTGATGATGAATCTGATACTTGCTCAGTTAGTTCTGGTGATGACATTGAACATGTTTCAGAAAATTCTGCCCTTCGAAAAGTTAAGTGTAGGAAAAGGCGGAAGCATAAAAGTAAAATGCGGGAATTATGTAGTGAGATTGATGAAAGCCATCCCGGAGAACCATGGCTGTTGGGGCTAATGGAAGGGGAATATTCAGACCTAAGCATTGAAGAGAAGTTAGATGTTTTTGTGGCTTTGATTGATCTTCTTAGTTCTGGTTCCACAATCAGAATGGAG GATCTACCGAGAGCTATGGTTGACTGTGTCCCTAGTATCTATAGTCATGGTTCTGGTGGAAAAATTAAGAGATCCTCCTCTAACCAGTACAGCTATCCACGTGGATCATGGGTCCATGGAGGAGAGCTTCCTGGAATTAAAGCGCTATCCAAGTCGTCTGATTCTCATCCAGTTGATTCTTCATCAGTTGTGGGGGACTTTGCAAACCTGGCTGGAGATAACGCTAATAATGTTCACCCTATGCAATCTGTGTACCTTGGTTCTGATCGTAGGTTCAACAGGTACTGGCTTTTCTTAGGCACATGCAATGCAAATGACCCTGGTCATAGGTGTGTGTTCTTTGAATCTTCTGAAGATGGTCATTGGGAAGTTATCAACAACAAGGAG GCTTTGCGGGCGCTGTTGTCAGTTTTGGATGATAGGGGCAGACGGGAAGCTCGTCTTGTTGAATCGTTGGAGAAGCGGGAAAGTTTTCTTTGTCAAGCCATGCTGAGTGGACAGGTGACCCAGTCGGAGAGATCCCATTTCACAGACATAGTCAGAGAGGACAGTTCTTCACCAGTCTCTGATATAGACAACAACCTATGTCTGAGTGAGATTGCAAATGATCAATTCTCCTCGCAACATGCGGCTATAGTATTTGAGATCGGAAGTAAGCGGGAAAAAAGCCTATTGTGGAGCcttcttcaagagtttgatGAATGGATATGggctaattttaattttaatctcaATGCTGTTAAACACCGCCGAAGATCCTACCTTGATTCACTTACTAGGTGTAAGAGTTGCCATGATTTGTATTGGAGAGATGAGAAGCACTGTAAGATTTGCCATGCCACGTTTGAGGTTGATATAGATGTAGAAGAGAGATACGCGATTCATGCGGCCACATGTAGCAAGAAAGAAGAGTGTGATACATTTCCGGATCATAAAGTTCTATCTTCCCAGCTGCAATCGCTAAAGGCTGCAGTGTATGCCATTGAG TCTGCTATGCCTGAAGATGCCTTGATTGGTGCATGGAGAAAGTCAGCTCATAGGTTATGGGCCAAAAGACTTCGGCGAAGCTCAACCGTGTCTGAAATTACGCAG GTAATTGGTGACTTTGTTGGGGCAATCAATGAAGATTGGCTATGGCACTCTAGTGATCAAGGGCATTCTAATGCTTTATTGGGAGAAACTATAAGTTGCTACCCTTCGATGCCGCAAACAACTTCTGCGATGGCTCTATGGTTGGTAAAACTGGATACCTTGATTGCTGCCTATGTGGAAAAAGCTCAACCAGAAAGGAATCAACTGTTGTGCAGAACCAGAAATACAA GTAGGCGAGCCTCTAGGAGG